One window of the Eucalyptus grandis isolate ANBG69807.140 chromosome 8, ASM1654582v1, whole genome shotgun sequence genome contains the following:
- the LOC104415859 gene encoding tyrosine N-monooxygenase, with protein MMSFAALGYALLLMALVIFHDVIKQFWRKSVKGKSKPLPLPPGPAPWPVVGCAPDMFRNKPAARWILRWMEEMDTGIACFRIGNTHVIPVTDPKIAQEILKKQDATFASRPVSMAARAFSGGYVTAVISPYGEQWKKMRRVLTSEIICPARHKWLHDKRAEEADNLVKHVFNQCKSLGQVNLRHTTRHYCGNAIRRLVFNKRYFGKARKDGGQTIDEEQHVDALFNALNYLYAFCVSDYFPFLVGLDLDGHEKVVKDCTRTFRRLHEPIINERIKQWRDDSSSQSNRTEPQDLLDVLIMLKDSQGKPLLTPHEVKAQATEIMMAAVDNPSNAVEWAMAEMINRPELLKKAKEEIDRVVGKERLVQESDICQLNYIKACAREALRLHPIAPFNVPHVALSDAVMAGYRIPKGSHILVSRMGLGRNPKVWDEPLKFKPERHITSDTEEVLLAEPNLRFISFSMGRRGCIAAQLGTTMTVMLLARLIQGFNWSPLANDSSINLNESKNDLSLAKPLVAQSKPCLANHLYPK; from the exons ATGATGAGTTTCGCCGCCTTGGGCTATGCCCTACTTCTCATGGCACTAGTCATCTTTCACGATGTCATTAAACAATTTTGGCGCAAAAGCGTCAAAGGAAAATCCAAGCCGCTCCCACTCCCTCCAGGGCCGGCCCCGTGGCCCGTGGTCGGCTGTGCCCCAGACATGTTCCGGAACAAGCCCGCGGCCCGGTGGATCCTTCGTtggatggaggagatggacacCGGCATCGCGTGCTTCCGCATAGGGAATACGCATGTCATTCCCGTAACCGACCCTAAGATCGCCCAGGAGATCCTCAAGAAGCAAGATGCCACGTTCGCGTCGAGGCCTGTCTCGATGGCGGCACGAGCGTTCAGCGGTGGCTACGTGACCGCCGTCATCTCTCCCTACGGGGAGCAGTGGAAGAAGATGAGGCGGGTCTTGACGTCGGAGATAATATGCCCAGCGCGACACAAGTGGCTCCACGACAAGAGGGCCGAGGAGGCCGACAACCTGGTGAAGCATGTCTTCAACCAATGCAAAAGCCTAGGGCAGGTGAACTTGAGGCATACAACAAGGCACTACTGTGGGAATGCGATAAGAAGGTTGGTGTTCAACAAGAGGTACTTTGGCAAAGCAAGGAAAGATGGAGGACAAACCATTGATGAAGAACAACATGTGGACGCACTATTCAATGCACTAAACTATCTCTACGCATTCTGTGTTTCGGATTACTTCCCATTCCTGGTGGGGCTTGACCTTGATGGGCACGAGAAGGTAGTGAAAGATTGCACGAGGACTTTTCGGAGGTTACATGAACCCATAATAAACGAGAGAATCAAACAATGGAGGGACGATTCGAGTTCGCAGAGCAATAGAACAGAACCTCAAGACTTGTTGGATGTTCTTATTATGCTTAAAGACTCACAAGGGAAGCCATTGCTAACGCCGCATGAAGTCAAAGCACAGGCTACG GAAATTATGATGGCCGCGGTGGACAATCCATCAAACGCAGTGGAATGGGCAATGGCGGAGATGATAAATCGGCCAGAACTCCTTAAGAAagccaaagaagaaatagaTAGAGTTGTGGGAAAGGAGAGGTTAGTCCAAGAGTCCGATATCTGCCAGCTCAACTACATTAAGGCATGTGCTAGGGAGGCCCTTAGACTCCACCCAATCGCGCCCTTCAATGTCCCGCATGTCGCCCTGTCGGACGCGGTCATGGCCGGCTACCGTATCCCCAAGGGCAGCCACATCCTCGTGAGCCGAATGGGTCTTGGCAGAAATCCTAAAGTGTGGGACGAACCCCTCAAGTTCAAGCCCGAGCGGCATATCACAAGTGACACCGAGGAAGTCTTGCTCGCAGAGCCCAACCTGCGATTCATTTCCTTCAGCATGGGCCGGCGCGGGTGCATTGCCGCGCAGCTTGGGACAACGATGACAGTAATGCTTCTTGCTAGGCTAATCCAGGGGTTTAACTGGAGTCCACTCGCTAATGATTCGAGCATCAATCTTAATGAGTCAAAGAATGACTTGTCCCTCGCAAAGCCATTGGTTGCTCAATCCAAGCCGTGCTTGGCAAACCATCTCTATCCAAAATAG
- the LOC104417846 gene encoding tyrosine N-monooxygenase, translated as MSFATMAYALLLMGLVILHNIIKHFWYKSAKGKPKPLPLPLPLPPGPAPWPVVGCALDMVRNKPPARWILRWMEEMDTGIACFCIGNTHVIPVTDPKIAREFLKKQDATFASRPVSMAARAFSGGYATAVISPYGEQWKKMRRVLTSEIICPARHKWLHDKRAEEADNLVKHVFNQCKSLGQVNLRHTTRHYCGNVIRRLVFNKRYFGEGREDGGPTIDEEEHVDAMFNALNYLYAFCISDYFPFLVGFDLDGHEKVVRECTRTFQRLHEPIINERIKQWRDDLSSDSNGKEPQDLLDVFIMLKDSDGKPLLTPHEVKAQATEIMMAAVDNPSNAVEWAMAEMIYRPELLKKAKEEIDRVVGKERLVQESDIPQLNYIKACAREAFRLHPIAPFNVPHVALSDAIVAGYRIPKGSHILVSRMGLGRNPKVWNEPLKFKPERHIMSDAVEVVLTDPDLRLISFSTGRRGCIAMQLGTTMTVMLLARLIQGFNWSKPPSVSSINLIKSMDDLSLAEPLILQAEPCLPNHLYPI; from the exons ATGAGTTTCGCCACCATGGCCTATGCCCTACTTCTCATGGGACTGGTCATCTTACACAATATCATCAAACATTTCTGGTACAAAAGCGCCAAAGGAAAACCTAAGCCGCTCCCGCTCCCGCTCCCGCTCCCGCCAGGGCCTGCCCCGTGGCCAGTGGTTGGCTGTGCCCTGGACATGGTTCGAAACAAGCCTCCAGCCCGGTGGATCCTTCGTtggatggaggagatggacacCGGCATTGCGTGCTTCTGCATAGGAAACACACACGTCATTCCCGTAACTGACCCGAAGATTGCCCGGGAGTTCCTCAAGAAGCAAGATGCCACGTTTGCGTCGAGGCCTGTCTCGATGGCGGCACGAGCGTTCAGTGGTGGCTACGCGACAGCCGTCATCTCTCCCTATGGGGAGCAGTGGAAGAAGATGAGGCGGGTCTTAACTTCAGAGATAATATGCCCAGCGCGACACAAGTGGCTCCATGACAAGAGGGCCGAGGAAGCCGACAACCTAGTGAAGCATGTCTTCAACCAATGCAAAAGCCTAGGGCAGGTGAACTTGAGGCACACAACAAGGCACTATTGTGGGAATGTGATTAGAAGATTGGTGTTCAACAAGAGGTACTTTGGCGAAGGAAGGGAAGATGGGGGACCAACCattgatgaagaagaacatGTGGACGCAATGTTCAATGCACTAAACTATCTGTACGCATTCTGTATTTCCGATTATTTCCCATTCCTGGTGGGGTTTGACCTCGATGGGCATGAGAAGGTAGTGAGAGAGTGCACGAGGACGTTTCAGAGGCTGCATGAGCCCATCATAAACGAGAGAATCAAACAATGGAGGGACGATTTGAGTTCGGACAGCAATGGAAAAGAGCCTCAAGACCTGTTGGACGTTTTTATTATGTTGAAGGATTCGGATGGGAAGCCGTTGCTAACGCCACATGAAGTCAAGGCACAGGCTACG GAAATTATGATGGCCGCAGTAGACAATCCATCAAATGCAGTGGAATGGGCAATGGCGGAGATGATATATCGTCCCGAACTCCTTAAGAAagccaaagaagaaatagaTAGAGTTGTGGGAAAGGAGAGGTTAGTCCAAGAGTCCGATATCCCCCAGCTCAACTACATTAAAGCATGCGCTCGGGAGGCCTTTAGGCTCCACCCAATCGCGCCTTTCAATGTCCCGCATGTCGCCCTGTCCGATGCCATCGTGGCCGGTTACCGCATCCCCAAGGGTAGCCACATCCTCGTGAGCCGGATGGGTCTTGGCAGAAACCCTAAAGTGTGGAATGAGCCCCTCAAGTTCAAGCCGGAGCGGCACATCATGAGTGACGCCGTGGAAGTCGTGCTTACAGATCCCGACCTGCGGTTAATTTCCTTTAGCACGGGCCGGCGCGGGTGCATTGCTATGCAACTTGGGACAACAATGACCGTGATGCTCCTTGCCAGGCTAATCCAAGGGTTTAACTGGAGTAAACCCCCTAGTGTCTCGAGCATCAATCTTATTAAGTCAATGGATGACTTGTCCCTTGCCGAGCCATTAATTCTTCAAGCTGAGCCATGCTTGCCGAATCATCTCTATCCCATATAG